A genomic region of Notamacropus eugenii isolate mMacEug1 chromosome 3, mMacEug1.pri_v2, whole genome shotgun sequence contains the following coding sequences:
- the MFAP5 gene encoding microfibrillar-associated protein 5 isoform X2: MLPLGPKILLCLIAIFIPSDWNLLGVNGQRGDDTTEETFTDDPNLVVNDPPTDDTVLVDVVPSIDDQECREEQFPCTRLYSVHRPVKQCIHQLCIVNLRRMYIINKEICSRLICKEHEVMKDELCRQIAGLPPRRLQRSNYFRLPVCDDVEVERPNGL, encoded by the exons ATGTTGCCTTTGGGACCCAAGATTCTGCTGTGCCTCATCGCAATCTTCATCCCTTCTG ATTGGAATTTACTGGGGGTTAATGGTCAGCGAGGAG ATGATACAACCGAAGAGACATTTACAGACGATCCTA ATCTGGTGGTAAATGATCCCCCAACAGATGACACAG ttCTGGTTGATGTTGTGCCTTCCATAGATGATCAGG AGTGCCGGGAGGAGCAGTTTCCCTGTACTCGCCTGTACTCAGTGCATCGGCCAGTGAAACAGTGTATCCATCAACTATGCATCGTCAA TCTCCGCCGGATGTATATCATCAACAAGGAAATCTGTTCCAGGCTCATCTGCAAAGAACATGAGGTTATGAAAG ATGAACTTTGCCGTCAGATAGCTGGTCTTCCTCCAAGACGTCTCCAGCGTTCCAACTACTTTCGCCTCCCTGTTTGTGATGATGTAGAGGTGGAGAGGCCCAATGGCCTGTGA
- the MFAP5 gene encoding microfibrillar-associated protein 5 isoform X1 translates to MLPLGPKILLCLIAIFIPSDWNLLGVNGQRGDDTTEETFTDDPNLVVNDPPTDDTVLVDVVPSIDDQAISSDKNTSAECREEQFPCTRLYSVHRPVKQCIHQLCIVNLRRMYIINKEICSRLICKEHEVMKDELCRQIAGLPPRRLQRSNYFRLPVCDDVEVERPNGL, encoded by the exons ATGTTGCCTTTGGGACCCAAGATTCTGCTGTGCCTCATCGCAATCTTCATCCCTTCTG ATTGGAATTTACTGGGGGTTAATGGTCAGCGAGGAG ATGATACAACCGAAGAGACATTTACAGACGATCCTA ATCTGGTGGTAAATGATCCCCCAACAGATGACACAG ttCTGGTTGATGTTGTGCCTTCCATAGATGATCAGG ccaTCTCCAGTGACAAAAACACCAGTGCAG AGTGCCGGGAGGAGCAGTTTCCCTGTACTCGCCTGTACTCAGTGCATCGGCCAGTGAAACAGTGTATCCATCAACTATGCATCGTCAA TCTCCGCCGGATGTATATCATCAACAAGGAAATCTGTTCCAGGCTCATCTGCAAAGAACATGAGGTTATGAAAG ATGAACTTTGCCGTCAGATAGCTGGTCTTCCTCCAAGACGTCTCCAGCGTTCCAACTACTTTCGCCTCCCTGTTTGTGATGATGTAGAGGTGGAGAGGCCCAATGGCCTGTGA